Genomic segment of uncultured Desulfobacter sp.:
CAGAGCATTTTCATTGGGGCTTGACCACAGCCGACTGCCGGACCAGGTGGGGTTTTATATTGAGCACCGGGAGAACAGTTATCTGCTCCACATCCGGCATAAGGCCGAGTCGCCTGAATCGGGCAGGGGCAGAATCGTGCTTTCCACAGATATTGCCCATCGACCCAGGCTAACCATACCGGTGTTTTCAAGGATCAGGAAACCAGGGCTTACGGCTTTTCCGGACAGCATTGATTTTGGCTGGGTGGTTCCGTCTGTGTCCCGGTATCCGGTCCGGTCCCTTAATCTGAGATATTTCAAGGGCACGCCGCCTGTGATCCGGTCTAAGCGTGTTGAACCGGACATGTTTGAAATTAAATCGGTTCCAATTAAGGCGTTGGGTATCCTCAGGTTGGAAATTCAGCCGCGCATCACCCGGTTTAAGCCTGGAATATACGAAACCCGCCTGCAGCTGATTATGGAAGTGCCGGAAAATGAAAAAATAGATATCCCGGTTCGTATGGAGCTTAAATCGTATGTGGAACGAAAGTCTTCCTGAATTGATTATTCCTGCTGCACCGGTTCAAGCAGGCCTAAAATCGGATCTGCAATGGGAGGGCAGGGCGGACCGAATTTAAGGAAAAGATCCGATTCTTCCCTCATATCATTATTATTAAACAAGATAGTTGATTCAGTGATGATTCTCATATATTTATCTTTAAACGTCTCCAGGTTTCTCTGTTTAAATATCATGTTAAATTTGTATGATATGAAATTAACCCCCTGGATTCTTTTGCACGGCGTATGAAAGTCGATTGTGGCACCGCAAATGATGTTGAGTTGCCCGAATTCCTGGTCACCGAACTGGATGAAGGCTTCATATGGATTCATTATGATGTCACGGTCCGTTACGATGGTCAGGTTTTTTATGCTGTCGCCCTCAGG
This window contains:
- a CDS encoding DUF1573 domain-containing protein encodes the protein MMILRKNKFFILYAILLVSVFLAGHPASGADETPVLFVREPAKDVGTMVEGTTIRHTFLLQNRGNTPLVIHRVDPGCSCTRVVHDPLVKSNRNSFLRVRIDTAGQTGTWTKTIKVFSNDPQVPETRLGITARVLKTVSPVPDRVFFNGTTGKALEQVVTIKAPDSRAFSLGLDHSRLPDQVGFYIEHRENSYLLHIRHKAESPESGRGRIVLSTDIAHRPRLTIPVFSRIRKPGLTAFPDSIDFGWVVPSVSRYPVRSLNLRYFKGTPPVIRSKRVEPDMFEIKSVPIKALGILRLEIQPRITRFKPGIYETRLQLIMEVPENEKIDIPVRMELKSYVERKSS